A window of the Glaciimonas sp. CA11.2 genome harbors these coding sequences:
- a CDS encoding YaeQ family protein, which yields MALKATIFKVDLQIADMDRHYYQEHALTIARHPSETDERMMVRVLAFARHASEALVFSKGLWDVDEPDIWEKDLTGAINLWVEVGQPDEKRILKACGRAGQVVVYCYSSTSHIWWAQISNKVARARNLTVINLPAGTSIALSKQAQRNMQLQCTIQDGQIWMNANDETVQVDLTTLQG from the coding sequence ATGGCCCTTAAAGCAACTATTTTTAAAGTCGATCTGCAAATTGCGGATATGGACCGTCACTATTATCAAGAGCATGCGCTTACTATCGCCCGACATCCATCGGAAACCGACGAACGGATGATGGTGCGTGTGTTAGCTTTTGCGCGTCACGCTTCTGAAGCACTGGTTTTTAGTAAAGGATTATGGGATGTTGATGAGCCGGATATCTGGGAGAAAGACCTGACCGGTGCCATCAATTTGTGGGTTGAGGTTGGGCAGCCGGACGAGAAGCGTATTTTGAAAGCTTGTGGGCGTGCAGGGCAGGTGGTGGTTTACTGTTACAGCAGCACCAGTCATATCTGGTGGGCGCAAATAAGTAATAAAGTGGCGCGTGCCCGTAACTTGACTGTCATCAATCTGCCTGCTGGCACGAGTATCGCGTTGAGCAAACAGGCTCAGCGCAATATGCAATTGCAATGCACTATTCAAGACGGTCAAATCTGGATGAACGCCAACGACGAAACGGTTCAGGTAGATTTAACGACCCTTCAGGGTTAA
- the mltB gene encoding lytic murein transglycosylase B produces the protein MPPPRLVDSGIAPATGDDNEFTNFGQWKTVSAFIDQMVARNGFTRAELEAVFNKTRLVDSAIQLMKPGPPGKPKNWVAYRARFVEPIRIKAGVKFWDTYSDALARAEAQYGVPAEIIVGIIGVETVYGRNTGNFRVMDAITTLAFDYPNTPTRDARMAFFRKELENTLLFARESNIDPFSLLGSYAGAIGWPQFMPSSIRQYGVDFDGNGKIDLRNSPIDAIGSVAHYLQVHGWKTGEPIVFPATVATDTSSENRWQAFIGQGLEAKFSLDELTAAGVMSKAALAGGSNMRFGLVDLQNGNAPTEHWLGTDNFFAITKYNRSFFYAMSVIDLGRSVSAARAGR, from the coding sequence ATGCCGCCGCCAAGATTAGTGGACTCAGGCATTGCGCCGGCTACTGGTGACGATAATGAGTTCACCAATTTCGGACAATGGAAAACTGTCTCTGCTTTCATTGATCAAATGGTCGCCAGGAACGGTTTTACCCGCGCAGAATTAGAAGCCGTGTTTAACAAAACACGTTTAGTCGATAGCGCAATCCAGTTAATGAAACCAGGTCCTCCGGGCAAGCCTAAAAACTGGGTCGCGTATCGCGCACGTTTCGTTGAGCCAATCCGTATTAAAGCTGGCGTCAAATTCTGGGATACCTACAGTGATGCGCTTGCTCGCGCGGAAGCTCAGTACGGTGTTCCAGCTGAAATCATTGTCGGTATCATTGGCGTTGAAACCGTCTATGGCCGAAATACTGGCAATTTTCGCGTAATGGATGCGATTACCACATTGGCATTCGACTATCCAAACACACCAACCCGCGACGCGCGTATGGCATTTTTCCGTAAAGAATTAGAAAACACGTTGCTGTTTGCCCGTGAGTCGAATATCGATCCCTTTTCGCTGTTAGGTTCGTACGCTGGTGCCATCGGCTGGCCACAATTTATGCCTAGTAGCATTCGTCAATACGGAGTCGATTTTGATGGAAACGGAAAAATTGACCTGCGCAACTCGCCGATTGACGCCATTGGAAGTGTCGCCCATTACTTGCAGGTGCACGGCTGGAAAACGGGCGAGCCGATCGTTTTTCCGGCAACCGTGGCGACCGATACCAGTAGCGAAAACCGCTGGCAAGCGTTTATCGGACAAGGTCTGGAAGCAAAATTTTCTCTGGATGAATTGACGGCCGCGGGCGTGATGTCAAAAGCAGCGCTGGCTGGCGGCAGCAATATGCGCTTTGGTCTGGTCGACCTGCAAAATGGCAACGCACCGACCGAACATTGGCTTGGCACGGATAATTTCTTCGCCATTACCAAATATAACCGCAGTTTCTTTTACGCTATGTCGGTGATTGATTTGGGGCGCTCAGTTAGTGCGGCACGTGCAGGCCGCTAG
- a CDS encoding DUF3488 and transglutaminase-like domain-containing protein, protein MSDVIEQNNSESGSTSLPTSTNTKAGAFWLSNHFNALARDKSDTLLLLLACAMVLLPHIAHLPVWTSLTCTLVLMWRGTITWRGNRLPPLGLLLPLASLTMLGVYLNEHTMFGRDAGVSMLVLLLTFKLLEMRARRDVFVVLFLSFFLVLTTFFYSQSIFTAFLVIATLVVLLTAQLSFQFTGAIPHLRQRLRMGGFILMLAVPLTLVLFLLFPRIQGPLWSMPGDASGGHTGMSDSMAPGTISQLAMSDDIAFRIKFIDPAPAPAQRYWRGAVLSKFDGRTWTRRSASTLPLPQPNALTANKTSTEIVRQQVTMEASNQRWLFALETPEIPPTLEANPAAHIFINADREILSDRPITERTRYDVRSVIHNQGALPAADTDVAAVLREARSLPEGFNPRTLAFAETLRSKAANDAEVVHAALDFFHNENFNYTLEPPLLGHDSVDEFLFSTRAGFCEHYSSAFVVLMRAANIPARVVTGYQGGEFNPVDDFMTVRQSDAHAWAEVWLKESGWTRVDPTAAVAPERIQKPLNQVMSRSFLGGLINIGTSPNSWWNKLHIVRENWEALSNNWNQWVLNYTPDRQKNLLQYFGIQQLDWRMLVGLMIGLGSLAMAVVALPLLWVRNKIDPIDKVYSGFCSRMARYGIDMTRQVYEGPGAYRDRLCKDASPLTPQAKKAVALFLTAYETLRYSTNSGVDQVSLASLKIQFKKLKPFLSKS, encoded by the coding sequence ATGAGTGACGTCATTGAGCAAAACAATTCAGAATCTGGCTCAACATCTTTGCCAACGTCAACAAATACTAAAGCTGGCGCTTTTTGGCTCAGCAATCATTTCAACGCTTTAGCCCGCGACAAAAGCGACACATTACTATTGCTGCTTGCCTGCGCAATGGTGTTGTTACCGCATATTGCCCATCTACCTGTTTGGACGTCACTAACATGCACGCTAGTGTTGATGTGGCGTGGCACGATAACCTGGAGAGGCAATCGCCTGCCGCCGCTAGGTCTGTTATTGCCATTGGCATCGTTGACGATGCTGGGCGTATATCTGAACGAGCACACGATGTTTGGGCGCGATGCCGGGGTCAGCATGTTGGTGCTATTACTGACGTTCAAATTATTAGAAATGCGCGCTCGCCGTGACGTTTTTGTAGTGCTTTTTCTGAGCTTCTTTCTCGTCCTCACGACCTTTTTCTATTCTCAATCCATATTTACCGCGTTCTTGGTGATTGCCACGCTGGTCGTGCTATTAACGGCACAATTATCTTTTCAATTTACAGGTGCAATACCGCATCTGAGACAGCGCCTGCGTATGGGCGGGTTTATTCTGATGCTTGCAGTGCCGCTCACGCTGGTGCTGTTCTTGTTATTTCCGCGCATTCAAGGGCCACTATGGAGTATGCCCGGAGATGCATCTGGCGGGCACACCGGGATGTCTGACAGCATGGCACCGGGCACGATTTCACAACTGGCGATGTCCGATGATATTGCGTTTCGTATCAAATTTATTGATCCCGCACCCGCACCTGCTCAACGCTATTGGCGTGGCGCAGTGTTGAGCAAATTCGATGGACGCACATGGACGCGGAGGTCGGCATCAACGCTCCCATTGCCACAACCGAATGCCCTCACAGCGAATAAGACAAGTACCGAGATCGTGCGTCAGCAGGTCACTATGGAAGCGAGTAATCAACGCTGGCTATTCGCCTTGGAAACCCCGGAAATACCGCCTACATTAGAAGCTAATCCCGCCGCTCACATCTTCATCAACGCTGACCGTGAAATCCTATCGGATCGGCCGATTACCGAACGGACACGTTACGACGTGAGATCTGTTATTCATAACCAAGGTGCTCTGCCAGCAGCTGACACCGATGTAGCAGCGGTTCTGCGTGAAGCCCGAAGTTTGCCAGAAGGTTTCAATCCACGTACCCTCGCTTTTGCCGAGACCCTGCGATCCAAAGCGGCTAATGATGCCGAGGTGGTCCATGCGGCGCTTGATTTTTTTCACAATGAAAATTTTAACTACACGCTGGAACCACCCCTTCTCGGTCACGATAGCGTAGATGAATTTCTATTTTCCACCCGCGCTGGTTTTTGCGAACACTACTCAAGCGCCTTCGTGGTCTTGATGCGTGCTGCAAACATCCCTGCACGCGTGGTTACTGGTTATCAAGGTGGTGAATTTAACCCCGTAGATGATTTTATGACAGTGCGACAATCGGACGCACACGCATGGGCCGAAGTGTGGTTGAAGGAGAGCGGCTGGACACGGGTTGACCCCACCGCCGCGGTTGCACCCGAACGCATTCAAAAACCTCTGAACCAAGTCATGTCACGGAGTTTTTTAGGCGGCTTGATTAATATCGGGACTTCGCCCAACAGTTGGTGGAATAAGCTGCATATTGTCCGGGAAAATTGGGAGGCACTCAGCAATAACTGGAATCAATGGGTGCTGAATTACACACCGGACAGGCAAAAAAATCTGCTGCAATATTTTGGTATTCAACAACTTGACTGGCGTATGTTGGTTGGATTAATGATCGGCCTTGGTTCACTCGCCATGGCAGTTGTTGCATTGCCCTTACTGTGGGTCCGAAACAAGATTGATCCAATTGATAAGGTATACTCAGGCTTCTGCAGTCGAATGGCGCGATATGGCATAGACATGACCAGACAAGTTTACGAAGGTCCAGGCGCGTATCGTGATCGCCTGTGTAAGGATGCATCACCACTGACGCCACAGGCAAAAAAGGCGGTGGCACTCTTTCTTACTGCTTATGAAACATTGCGCTATAGCACCAACAGTGGTGTTGACCAGGTCTCGCTGGCATCATTAAAAATACAATTTAAAAAACTTAAACCTTTTCTTTCAAAATCTTGA
- a CDS encoding DUF58 domain-containing protein: MPFHLTLPLRFPFKPREGQAEDGEVFLDQRRVYILPTRAGCAFFGILVLLFIGSINYNLSLGFALTFVLAACATIDMHLTFRNLAFLYLTSDHNAPVFSGQEALFALRLINRRKHARYAIWLGFIGKDLPELEQPVDVAASTAYGVILTTATPRRGLLAAPRVRLQTRFPLGFLRAWCYWQPDGTVLVYPQPEDAASAPPLPVTARESSTGNAHAGHEDFAGVRAYQPGDSLKYLAWRQIAKLSSGDDAHLITKYFDDGAASDLTIDYAALPYTMDVEAKLSRMTRWILEAEMLGLPYAFRIGDITYSAAIGASHQQACLQALALFEGHA; the protein is encoded by the coding sequence ATGCCGTTTCATCTTACGCTTCCGTTACGGTTTCCGTTCAAGCCGCGTGAAGGGCAAGCGGAGGATGGCGAAGTTTTTCTCGACCAGCGACGCGTCTATATATTGCCGACCCGCGCCGGTTGTGCCTTTTTTGGCATTCTCGTTCTGCTGTTCATTGGATCGATTAATTACAACCTCAGTCTGGGCTTTGCACTGACGTTTGTACTTGCTGCTTGCGCGACGATCGACATGCATCTAACTTTTCGTAATCTGGCTTTTTTATATCTGACGTCAGATCATAACGCGCCTGTATTTTCCGGCCAAGAGGCGCTGTTCGCATTACGCCTGATCAATCGCCGCAAACACGCTCGTTATGCCATCTGGCTGGGTTTTATCGGTAAAGACTTGCCGGAGTTGGAGCAGCCCGTTGATGTCGCCGCATCGACCGCTTATGGCGTGATACTGACGACAGCTACGCCAAGGCGGGGCCTCTTGGCAGCGCCGCGGGTGCGCCTGCAAACACGCTTTCCTCTAGGATTTTTGCGAGCCTGGTGTTATTGGCAGCCAGATGGAACCGTTTTGGTCTATCCGCAACCGGAGGACGCAGCATCGGCACCGCCACTACCAGTAACCGCACGCGAAAGTAGCACCGGCAACGCACACGCTGGTCACGAGGACTTTGCTGGCGTGCGCGCCTATCAACCGGGCGACTCACTCAAGTATCTGGCATGGCGACAAATTGCTAAGCTCAGCTCTGGTGACGACGCACATTTAATTACCAAATACTTCGACGATGGCGCTGCCAGCGATTTGACCATCGATTATGCAGCACTGCCCTATACGATGGATGTGGAGGCAAAATTATCTCGGATGACGCGCTGGATATTAGAGGCCGAGATGCTAGGTTTGCCGTACGCGTTTCGCATTGGCGATATCACATATTCTGCGGCTATCGGTGCGAGCCATCAGCAAGCATGTTTGCAAGCGCTTGCGCTGTTCGAGGGCCACGCATGA
- a CDS encoding MoxR family ATPase, whose protein sequence is MLVKLHAVAKQVNQIVVGKEMQIRQALVCLLAGGHLLIEDVPGVGKTTLAHALAISLGLRFNRLQFTSDLLPADIVGISVFDREKNNFLFHPGPVFTQVLLADEINRATPKTQSALLEAMEERQVTAEGRTRDLPEPFFVIATQNPSHQVGTFALPESQLDRFLMCLSLGYPDAVAERALLMGEDRRTLLKSLQKVMEPEELITARQSLREIHTSPALIDYIQALAQASRQEAFFVEGMSPRAAIALVQAAKAWAAMEGRNHVIPEDVQAVLVPVTAHRLRPLKSRNGGGTAIGSRDLVLQLLKSVPV, encoded by the coding sequence ATGCTCGTAAAACTCCATGCAGTCGCTAAACAAGTTAATCAAATTGTCGTCGGTAAGGAGATGCAGATTCGGCAGGCGTTAGTCTGTCTATTGGCTGGTGGGCACCTTTTAATTGAGGATGTTCCGGGGGTTGGCAAAACGACGCTAGCGCACGCGTTGGCGATCTCGCTGGGATTGCGCTTTAACCGACTTCAGTTTACCAGCGACCTGCTGCCTGCCGATATTGTGGGTATTTCGGTGTTTGATCGGGAAAAGAATAATTTTCTGTTCCACCCTGGTCCAGTCTTTACGCAAGTTTTGCTCGCTGATGAAATCAATCGCGCAACGCCAAAAACCCAATCAGCATTGTTAGAGGCGATGGAGGAGCGGCAAGTGACTGCGGAAGGTCGGACGCGCGACTTACCTGAACCGTTTTTTGTCATTGCGACACAAAATCCCTCTCATCAGGTCGGTACATTTGCGCTGCCGGAGTCTCAGCTTGATCGTTTTTTAATGTGTCTTTCATTAGGCTATCCGGATGCAGTGGCAGAGCGCGCGCTGTTGATGGGAGAAGATCGTCGCACATTACTCAAGTCGCTACAAAAGGTGATGGAACCTGAAGAATTGATTACGGCCCGACAAAGTTTGCGAGAAATCCATACTTCTCCAGCATTGATCGACTATATTCAGGCATTGGCCCAAGCATCGCGCCAGGAAGCTTTTTTTGTAGAAGGGATGAGCCCTCGCGCCGCAATTGCGTTAGTGCAGGCCGCCAAGGCATGGGCCGCCATGGAAGGGCGCAACCACGTGATTCCCGAGGATGTGCAGGCGGTATTGGTGCCGGTAACCGCGCATCGATTACGCCCGCTGAAATCACGCAATGGTGGTGGAACGGCTATCGGAAGTCGCGATTTGGTCTTGCAATTATTAAAATCCGTCCCCGTTTAA
- a CDS encoding histone deacetylase family protein gives MTTAFYTHPDCKLHEMGEWHPESPQRLQAIEDQLISSRISQLLDYRDVPNVAEASLVAAIERVHSPEAIELVRANALALAKSGVAHYPLDADTFLNKYSWQAALRAVSAALTATDAVIAGELDNAFCSVRPPGHHATSAAPMGFCMFNNVAIAARHALEVHGLERVAIIDFDVHHGNGTEQAFLDDPRALMVSFFQHPFYPFSGIEAAPAHIINVPVPAYSGGDVVRKLVTEQWLPALHAHQPQMLFISAGFDAHREDDMGQMSLVEADYAWITQQMTQVAKQYAQGRIVSCLEGGYHLSALGRSVVAHLKVLAELE, from the coding sequence ATGACAACAGCCTTTTATACGCATCCCGATTGTAAATTGCATGAAATGGGGGAATGGCATCCGGAGTCTCCGCAGCGGTTGCAAGCCATTGAAGATCAGTTGATATCCAGTCGTATTTCACAGTTACTGGATTATCGAGACGTCCCAAATGTCGCCGAGGCCAGTCTGGTAGCGGCTATCGAACGCGTGCATAGTCCTGAAGCAATCGAACTGGTGCGGGCCAATGCATTGGCTTTGGCTAAAAGCGGCGTGGCCCACTATCCGCTTGATGCAGATACTTTTCTTAATAAATATAGCTGGCAAGCGGCCTTGCGCGCTGTGAGCGCAGCGCTGACAGCGACTGATGCCGTCATCGCTGGCGAACTCGATAACGCTTTTTGTTCGGTCCGACCACCGGGTCACCACGCCACCAGCGCGGCTCCGATGGGGTTTTGCATGTTCAATAACGTCGCGATTGCCGCCCGCCATGCGCTCGAAGTGCATGGTTTAGAGCGTGTAGCGATTATTGATTTCGACGTGCATCACGGCAACGGCACTGAACAGGCTTTCCTGGACGACCCACGGGCGCTGATGGTCAGCTTCTTCCAACATCCGTTTTATCCGTTCAGTGGCATCGAAGCGGCACCTGCGCATATCATCAACGTGCCCGTTCCTGCATATTCCGGCGGCGACGTCGTGCGAAAGTTGGTGACCGAGCAATGGTTACCGGCGCTGCACGCGCACCAGCCACAAATGCTGTTTATTTCGGCAGGATTTGACGCCCATCGCGAAGACGATATGGGGCAAATGTCGCTAGTGGAGGCGGATTATGCGTGGATCACTCAGCAAATGACGCAAGTGGCAAAACAGTACGCGCAAGGGCGAATAGTCAGCTGCCTTGAGGGGGGCTATCATTTGTCGGCGTTAGGGCGTAGTGTTGTTGCTCATTTGAAAGTATTGGCTGAGCTAGAATAA
- the ylqF gene encoding ribosome biogenesis GTPase YlqF, whose protein sequence is MSIQWFPGHMNAARKKAAEAMEKVDMIIEVLDARIPQASCNPMIEQLRLFRQRPCLKILNKSDLADPVATQTWINHYNSQKDVNAVALSCKKPSDVLKVPGLALALAPHRGTPLKPLRMMIMGIPNVGKSTLMNALLKKRVAAVGDEPAVTKVQQRLYLNKNMVLIDTPGMLWPKIALPSDGMMLAASHAVGVNALIEEEVATYLADVLLQRYPELVAARFGMKITDTTDGVDVIEGVAIRRGYRLKGGGYDIEKAANTLLQDFRTGALGRISLETPLSRADSLAQHAQELLEKQQAKDDIIAAAEAEERFYNPPRDVPES, encoded by the coding sequence ATGTCCATACAATGGTTCCCCGGCCACATGAACGCTGCCCGCAAAAAGGCGGCGGAAGCCATGGAAAAGGTCGATATGATCATCGAAGTGCTGGATGCCCGCATTCCGCAGGCCAGCTGTAATCCGATGATCGAGCAACTGCGACTGTTTCGTCAGCGTCCTTGCCTCAAAATCCTGAACAAAAGTGATCTTGCGGACCCGGTTGCAACACAGACCTGGATCAACCATTACAACAGCCAAAAAGATGTCAATGCTGTCGCGCTAAGCTGCAAGAAGCCATCTGATGTGTTGAAAGTGCCGGGTTTGGCGCTGGCGCTGGCGCCACATCGTGGCACACCGCTGAAACCGCTGCGGATGATGATCATGGGCATTCCTAACGTCGGAAAATCGACATTAATGAATGCATTGCTGAAAAAGCGCGTTGCCGCAGTCGGCGATGAACCTGCTGTCACCAAAGTACAGCAGCGTTTGTACCTCAACAAAAACATGGTCCTGATCGATACGCCAGGTATGCTATGGCCCAAGATTGCGTTGCCAAGCGATGGCATGATGTTGGCCGCTAGCCATGCAGTCGGCGTCAATGCACTCATCGAAGAAGAAGTCGCAACCTATCTCGCCGACGTCTTATTGCAGCGCTATCCCGAGTTGGTAGCGGCGCGGTTCGGCATGAAAATCACCGACACCACCGACGGCGTGGATGTAATTGAAGGTGTGGCAATTCGTCGCGGTTATCGTCTCAAAGGCGGTGGCTATGATATTGAAAAAGCCGCAAACACGCTGTTGCAAGATTTTCGTACCGGCGCGCTGGGACGTATCTCGCTGGAAACGCCACTAAGCCGCGCAGACAGCCTCGCACAACATGCGCAAGAGCTTCTGGAAAAGCAACAAGCCAAGGATGACATCATCGCCGCGGCAGAAGCTGAAGAACGCTTTTATAATCCGCCTCGGGATGTACCTGAATCGTAA
- the istB gene encoding IS21-like element helper ATPase IstB has translation MMMHTTLAQLRTLKLDGLATGLEEQLTQASMAAMSFEERLALLVDREVHCRNDRKLLRLLKNAHLKYAQAAIEDIDARSGRGIDRREVMSLALGDWVSAGHSILITGPTGAGKSWLACALAQYACRRGYSAVYQRVPRLQEELRIRHGSGSFGKWLLQLAKIDVLVLDDWGMGAIDSTTRSDLLEMIDDRAANRATIITSQLPVDHWHAWIGDATIADAILDRILQRNHRLTLTGDSLRGAERPKTSKKEKTIDPS, from the coding sequence ATGATGATGCATACCACTCTGGCCCAATTGCGGACCTTAAAACTCGATGGCTTAGCGACCGGACTGGAGGAACAATTGACGCAGGCCAGTATGGCGGCGATGAGTTTCGAGGAACGTCTGGCACTCTTGGTTGATCGCGAAGTCCATTGCCGCAATGACCGCAAGCTCCTGCGCCTGCTTAAGAACGCCCACCTGAAATACGCACAAGCGGCGATTGAAGACATTGATGCCCGCTCGGGGCGTGGCATCGACCGCCGTGAAGTGATGAGTCTGGCGCTGGGAGATTGGGTCAGTGCTGGCCACAGCATTCTCATTACCGGACCGACCGGTGCTGGCAAATCGTGGCTGGCCTGCGCACTGGCACAGTACGCCTGTCGGCGCGGATACTCTGCTGTTTATCAACGCGTACCCCGTCTACAGGAAGAACTACGCATCCGGCACGGCAGCGGCAGCTTTGGGAAATGGCTGCTCCAACTCGCCAAGATCGATGTCTTGGTACTTGATGACTGGGGCATGGGCGCGATCGACAGCACGACCCGTTCCGACTTGCTGGAGATGATTGACGACCGGGCGGCAAACAGAGCGACGATTATTACCAGTCAACTTCCTGTTGACCATTGGCATGCCTGGATTGGCGACGCCACTATTGCCGACGCCATCCTGGACCGCATTCTGCAGCGCAATCATCGGCTGACACTGACCGGCGATTCACTGCGTGGCGCAGAACGACCTAAAACCAGCAAAAAGGAGAAAACTATCGACCCATCGTGA
- the istA gene encoding IS21 family transposase, which yields MPVQRITMRKIKDVLRLKLDAKLSHQQIAAALGISKGVVTKYVGLAAVAGLDWSAVQDVDDTELAHRLLVTPERTRDHVQPDYARLHHELRRKGMTLMLLWEEYRADYAQHQTYAYSQFCVNYRQFAKQLKRSMRQIHRAGEKLFIDYAGPTIGLTDGSRAHIFVAALGASSYTYACATPRETMADWLTSTARALRFFGGVPQLIVPDNPKAMIADANRYEPRSNDTVRDFARHYGTSILPARPRHPQDKAKAESAVQIVERWIMARLRHQQFSSVHEVDVAIAPLLSVLNDKPFQKLPGSRASAFAQLDVPALRPLPLQCYEMAHFKTVRVHNDYHVEIGRHHYSVPQALVGQVLEARMTATTVEILHRGQRVASHPRNSGEGGFTTDTLHMPVAHRAQLEWTPQRLIHWGQTIGTATAEAVTRLMAENRHPEHGYRACLGLLSLAKRYGKPRLEAGCMLALQLGACQYRHVRDILKNNRDRTPCAPVGDWVSPDHAHVRGPDYYQ from the coding sequence GTGCCCGTACAAAGGATCACTATGCGTAAGATAAAAGACGTATTACGTTTAAAACTGGATGCCAAACTATCGCACCAGCAGATTGCCGCAGCACTGGGGATTTCAAAAGGAGTCGTCACCAAGTATGTCGGCCTGGCCGCCGTTGCCGGTTTGGACTGGTCGGCGGTGCAAGATGTAGACGACACCGAGTTGGCGCACCGGCTTTTGGTCACGCCAGAACGGACCCGAGACCATGTCCAGCCAGATTACGCCAGGCTGCATCACGAACTGCGGCGCAAGGGGATGACGCTGATGTTGCTATGGGAAGAGTATCGTGCCGATTATGCCCAGCACCAGACCTATGCCTACTCACAGTTCTGCGTGAATTACCGGCAGTTTGCCAAACAGCTCAAACGCTCTATGCGCCAGATTCACCGGGCTGGCGAGAAACTGTTCATTGATTATGCTGGTCCGACTATCGGTCTCACTGATGGTAGCCGTGCCCACATCTTCGTCGCTGCTCTGGGCGCATCGAGCTACACCTATGCCTGTGCTACGCCGCGTGAGACGATGGCCGACTGGCTCACTTCGACAGCGCGTGCGCTGCGCTTCTTCGGCGGGGTACCGCAGTTGATTGTTCCCGATAATCCGAAGGCTATGATCGCCGACGCCAATCGCTACGAACCACGCAGTAACGACACCGTACGCGATTTTGCGCGCCACTACGGCACCTCCATCTTGCCAGCCCGTCCGCGTCATCCTCAGGATAAAGCGAAGGCCGAATCAGCAGTGCAGATCGTCGAGCGCTGGATCATGGCGCGTCTGCGACATCAGCAATTTAGCAGCGTCCACGAGGTCGATGTCGCCATCGCACCGCTGCTGAGCGTACTTAACGATAAGCCGTTTCAGAAGCTACCCGGTAGTCGCGCCAGTGCGTTTGCCCAACTCGATGTCCCGGCGCTACGGCCTTTGCCATTGCAATGTTATGAGATGGCGCATTTCAAGACTGTCAGGGTGCATAACGATTACCACGTTGAGATCGGCCGCCATCACTACAGTGTGCCGCAAGCCCTGGTCGGTCAGGTGCTGGAAGCCCGGATGACAGCGACGACAGTGGAAATCCTGCATCGCGGTCAACGTGTCGCCAGTCATCCGCGCAACAGTGGCGAAGGCGGGTTCACCACCGACACCCTGCATATGCCGGTGGCGCATCGTGCGCAATTGGAATGGACGCCACAGCGACTGATTCACTGGGGACAGACCATCGGTACGGCGACAGCGGAGGCGGTGACGCGTCTGATGGCCGAGAACAGACATCCCGAGCACGGCTACCGTGCCTGTCTTGGTCTGCTGTCATTGGCCAAGCGCTACGGCAAGCCACGTCTTGAAGCAGGATGCATGCTGGCCTTACAGCTCGGTGCCTGCCAATACCGCCACGTCCGTGACATTCTCAAAAATAACCGTGATCGCACACCGTGTGCCCCAGTTGGCGATTGGGTCAGTCCTGACCATGCCCATGTGCGTGGCCCTGATTACTATCAATGA